The following are encoded in a window of Candidatus Afararchaeum irisae genomic DNA:
- a CDS encoding DNA-directed DNA polymerase II small subunit, with translation MQNSGSGSDADRSLNTEIVESLARRGFNATPDALKAIAESDSPHETVERLSSRVDGPVVTAHHVADLNGTGTGTGTSSHDPSVSSGEATHGVSPPSRDDDTTSSRSTSTVSRRPDSERHVSVEDTITGNSTTTGEIDDFVGLFRDRYEKLSGILRKRLSPRTVESLSSRGGGGDEVELVGMVNDIRSTSSGNTLVIIEDTTGEMRVLLSDDLSDEAQSLVVDEVVGVRGRLSDDAGIVFADSLHYPDVPPRRQPNTADLDRDVKAALISDIHFGSDAFLRDKWDAFTDWLHSQPEIEYVLVAGDLVEGVGVYPGQDDELTTVDLYEQYEDCADGLRQIPDDIDVITIPGNHDSVRLAEPQPALPDEFREPFAENVEFYGNPSTVDLEGVKVLMYHGMSLNPFVEKTPGAEIESPETAMIPIIKKRHLAPMYGDVRLSPETTDHLVIDEIPDILHAGHVHTVGVDRYNSVTLLNSGAWQGQTEYQKSMNIQPDPGIAPIIDLNSLEVTLRQF, from the coding sequence ATGCAAAACTCCGGCTCTGGGTCGGACGCTGACAGATCTCTCAACACCGAGATTGTCGAGTCCCTCGCCCGCAGGGGTTTCAACGCGACACCCGACGCCCTCAAGGCTATTGCGGAGTCCGACTCGCCCCACGAGACGGTTGAGCGTCTCTCGTCGAGAGTAGACGGTCCCGTCGTCACTGCCCACCACGTCGCCGACCTCAATGGTACTGGTACTGGTACTGGTACGTCCTCACACGACCCCTCTGTTTCGTCTGGAGAAGCGACCCACGGCGTCTCCCCACCGAGCCGTGACGACGACACCACCTCGTCTCGGTCGACGAGCACTGTCTCCCGGAGACCCGACTCCGAGAGACATGTCTCTGTCGAAGACACCATAACCGGCAACTCTACGACGACGGGTGAGATCGACGACTTCGTGGGTCTCTTCCGTGACCGTTACGAGAAGCTCTCGGGGATTCTCAGAAAACGTCTCTCGCCCCGGACTGTCGAGTCGCTGTCGTCGCGTGGGGGCGGCGGCGACGAGGTCGAACTAGTCGGGATGGTCAACGACATACGTTCGACGTCGTCCGGGAACACACTCGTAATAATCGAAGACACCACGGGCGAGATGCGAGTCCTTCTCTCAGACGACCTCTCCGACGAGGCTCAGAGTCTTGTGGTCGACGAGGTCGTGGGGGTCAGGGGACGTCTCTCCGATGACGCCGGAATTGTCTTCGCTGACTCTCTCCATTACCCCGACGTTCCGCCGAGACGACAGCCCAACACAGCCGACCTCGACAGAGACGTCAAGGCTGCACTCATCAGTGACATACATTTCGGCTCCGATGCCTTCCTCCGCGACAAGTGGGACGCATTCACCGACTGGCTACATTCTCAGCCCGAGATTGAGTACGTACTCGTAGCGGGAGACCTCGTCGAGGGCGTCGGAGTCTACCCGGGACAGGACGACGAGCTAACTACGGTCGATCTCTACGAACAGTACGAGGACTGTGCCGACGGTCTCCGTCAGATACCCGATGACATAGACGTAATTACGATACCCGGAAACCACGACTCAGTCCGTCTCGCCGAGCCTCAGCCCGCTCTTCCCGACGAGTTCAGAGAGCCCTTCGCCGAAAACGTCGAGTTCTACGGAAACCCATCGACCGTCGACCTCGAAGGCGTCAAGGTGCTGATGTACCACGGTATGTCGCTCAATCCCTTTGTCGAGAAGACACCCGGGGCGGAGATAGAGAGTCCCGAGACTGCGATGATCCCCATCATAAAGAAGAGGCATCTTGCTCCTATGTACGGCGATGTCCGTCTCTCTCCCGAAACTACGGATCACCTCGTTATAGACGAGATACCCGACATACTCCACGCAGGACACGTTCACACGGTTGGGGTCGACAGATACAACTCCGTCACCCTCCTCAACTCGGGGGCTTGGCAGGGACAGACCGAGTACCAGAAGTCTATGAACATACAGCCCGATCCCGGCATCGCACCCATAATAGATCTCAACAGCCTCGAAGTTACACTAAGACAGTTCTAA
- a CDS encoding S26 family signal peptidase, whose protein sequence is MDERWIEKVKKARRTETGKVVEDFLTSAVAVVGIAAVLWAVAGIWPPLVAVESGSMEPHMHRGDLIYLVDNSKFVPDNADAVNGVVTYSEGKESRYKSFGNYGDVIVYQPNGRVGATPIIHRAMKYVEKGERWEGANGVHIAQHSGFVTKGDNNRLYDQEAGISRVVKPDWVVGKAKVRVPYLGRIRLLLGSISHPDVTVPTSTPR, encoded by the coding sequence ATGGACGAAAGGTGGATAGAGAAGGTGAAGAAGGCTCGGAGGACGGAGACGGGAAAGGTCGTCGAGGACTTTCTGACATCCGCGGTAGCCGTAGTCGGAATAGCGGCTGTTCTGTGGGCTGTCGCTGGAATCTGGCCTCCTCTCGTCGCAGTTGAGAGCGGAAGTATGGAACCACATATGCATAGGGGAGACCTGATATACCTCGTAGACAACTCGAAGTTCGTCCCCGACAACGCTGACGCAGTAAACGGAGTCGTGACCTACTCCGAGGGTAAAGAGTCAAGGTACAAGAGCTTCGGAAACTACGGCGACGTCATAGTCTACCAGCCCAACGGGAGAGTCGGGGCGACACCCATTATTCACAGGGCGATGAAGTACGTCGAAAAAGGAGAGAGGTGGGAGGGTGCGAACGGAGTACATATAGCACAGCACTCGGGCTTCGTGACTAAGGGAGACAACAACAGACTCTACGACCAGGAGGCGGGAATAAGCAGAGTCGTAAAGCCCGACTGGGTCGTAGGGAAAGCGAAGGTCAGGGTACCATACCTCGGCAGGATACGTCTTCTCTTAGGATCGATCAGTCATCCAGACGTGACTGTGCCGACGTCGACACCTCGCTGA
- a CDS encoding ORC1-type DNA replication protein: protein MVGSNDTDSDGTGTSGEKTDLGDSDLNSLESIVDKDLVDVDVDVGIDDSDEGLFDELLEVEPIFDNKEVLRPSYTPTKLPHRNEQINRIATVLVSALRGDTPSNLLIYGKTGTGKTASAKYVSQELEKTSQKFEVSCDVEYINCEVVDTQYRVLARLAREFGRDDVPMTGWPTDRVYDAFFDAVDEDERVVVIMLDEIDKLVEKSGDDTLYNLSRMNADLENARVSIMGISNDIQFTELLDPRVKSSLGEEEIVFPPYNANQLRDILEQRAEIAFKPDSLTDDVIPLCAAFAAKEHGDARRALDLLRTAGELAERAKAEIVNEDHVREAQGKIELNRIVEVVQTLPTQSKLVLFSIISLAEEGSEKMNTGEVYNTYKRVSNQMEMDVLTQRRVTDLISELDMLGIVNAVVVSKGRYGRSKEISLSVPREETKKVILEDSRLGSLSEVSTSAQSRLDD from the coding sequence ATGGTAGGCAGTAATGACACGGACTCCGACGGAACAGGAACCTCGGGCGAAAAGACTGATTTAGGGGACTCGGATCTCAACAGCCTTGAAAGTATAGTCGACAAGGATCTCGTGGACGTCGACGTAGACGTGGGTATAGACGACTCCGACGAAGGACTCTTCGATGAGCTTCTCGAAGTCGAGCCGATATTCGACAACAAGGAGGTTCTCCGACCCTCTTACACCCCCACGAAGCTCCCCCACAGGAACGAACAGATCAACCGGATAGCGACGGTTTTAGTCTCCGCACTCAGGGGGGACACACCTTCGAACCTCCTCATCTATGGCAAGACGGGAACCGGAAAGACAGCGAGCGCGAAGTACGTCTCACAGGAGCTCGAGAAGACTAGCCAGAAGTTCGAGGTCTCGTGTGACGTCGAGTACATAAACTGTGAGGTCGTCGACACACAGTACCGTGTACTCGCACGTCTCGCGCGGGAGTTCGGACGTGACGACGTTCCTATGACAGGTTGGCCCACAGACAGGGTCTACGACGCCTTCTTCGACGCAGTAGATGAGGATGAACGTGTCGTCGTCATAATGCTCGATGAGATAGACAAGCTCGTCGAGAAGAGCGGCGACGACACTCTCTACAACCTCTCACGTATGAATGCCGATCTCGAAAATGCACGCGTCTCGATAATGGGAATCTCGAACGACATACAGTTCACCGAGCTTCTCGACCCGCGCGTCAAGTCGTCGCTCGGCGAGGAGGAGATAGTCTTCCCGCCTTACAATGCCAACCAGCTCCGTGACATACTCGAACAGCGCGCCGAGATCGCTTTCAAGCCCGACTCACTCACCGACGACGTGATACCTCTGTGTGCCGCATTCGCAGCGAAGGAACACGGCGACGCGAGACGTGCACTCGACCTCCTACGTACTGCAGGAGAGCTCGCCGAACGCGCCAAGGCGGAGATAGTCAATGAGGATCACGTCAGAGAGGCACAGGGGAAGATCGAGCTAAACCGAATCGTCGAGGTCGTCCAGACACTTCCGACACAGTCGAAGCTCGTCCTCTTCAGCATAATCTCGCTCGCTGAGGAGGGCTCCGAGAAGATGAACACCGGCGAGGTCTACAATACCTATAAACGTGTCTCGAACCAGATGGAGATGGATGTCCTGACTCAGAGACGTGTCACCGACCTCATAAGCGAACTCGACATGCTAGGAATAGTAAACGCAGTCGTCGTCTCGAAGGGACGTTACGGCAGGAGTAAGGAGATTTCGCTCAGCGTTCCGAGGGAGGAGACAAAGAAGGTAATACTCGAGGACTCGCGCCTTGGATCTCTCAGCGAGGTGTCGACGTCGGCACAGTCACGTCTGGATGACTGA
- a CDS encoding Era-like GTP-binding protein, with amino-acid sequence MGIISEIRDSISRTISRIFEDEENAKIGIYGPPNAGKTTLANRISRDWGDDAMGAESQIPHETREATRKKDITIEHDGRSVTLDIVDTPGVATKVEYEEFVDYGLDEDLARERAREATQGVTEAIHWLKEDLDGVLYVLDSTQDPYKAVNSMLNGIIQERSLPVVVVANKIDLEDASPNRIEEMFRQHETVRISGLEGNNIDNLYETIAEEFGG; translated from the coding sequence ATGGGCATAATCTCCGAGATCCGAGACAGCATAAGTCGCACTATATCGCGTATCTTCGAGGACGAGGAGAACGCGAAGATAGGCATATACGGACCACCTAACGCGGGCAAGACGACCCTCGCGAACCGTATATCGAGAGACTGGGGAGACGACGCGATGGGTGCCGAGTCTCAGATCCCACACGAGACGAGGGAGGCTACACGTAAGAAGGACATAACTATAGAACACGACGGAAGGTCAGTCACTCTCGACATAGTTGACACCCCGGGTGTCGCCACCAAGGTTGAGTACGAGGAGTTCGTCGACTACGGTCTCGACGAGGATCTCGCTCGTGAGAGGGCGCGTGAGGCTACACAGGGAGTCACCGAGGCGATACACTGGCTCAAGGAGGATCTCGACGGTGTCCTCTACGTCCTCGACTCGACACAGGATCCCTACAAGGCGGTCAACTCGATGCTAAACGGCATCATACAGGAGAGGAGTCTTCCTGTCGTCGTAGTCGCTAACAAGATCGACCTCGAAGACGCGTCTCCCAACCGTATAGAGGAGATGTTCCGACAGCACGAGACCGTACGTATCAGTGGTCTCGAAGGTAACAACATAGACAACCTCTATGAGACGATAGCCGAGGAGTTCGGGGGTTAA
- a CDS encoding DUF2073 domain-containing protein, with amino-acid sequence MPELETDSDGVPIDMISSERMEGMASIEKVNLILDSVREGKIVILESGLSPDEESKLIEVTMSEISPDGFSGIEIESYPKQEASQGILGKILGNKPSKLTVIGPANQIQTLHKDSDLITALVSGG; translated from the coding sequence ATGCCAGAGCTAGAGACAGACTCCGATGGAGTTCCCATCGACATGATAAGCTCCGAGAGGATGGAAGGCATGGCGAGCATAGAGAAGGTCAACCTAATACTCGACAGCGTCCGTGAGGGAAAGATCGTCATACTTGAGTCCGGACTTTCCCCTGACGAGGAGTCGAAACTCATAGAGGTCACTATGTCGGAGATTTCCCCTGACGGATTCTCGGGAATAGAGATAGAGTCGTATCCCAAACAGGAGGCGAGCCAGGGCATACTCGGAAAGATACTCGGAAACAAACCCTCGAAGCTAACTGTAATAGGACCCGCTAACCAGATACAGACACTCCACAAGGACAGCGACCTAATAACAGCACTCGTCTCGGGTGGATAG
- a CDS encoding Zn-ribbon containing protein gives MPHKCTNCGEIFEDGTDEVLDGCPVCGGGKFRYVGDLSVSTNDTDDDEIIEASQSDSSVSEQSESEADSSSYYSGDWPDHHGADEEVSGSRSQTSESEEDKTEVTEEERERIRQEKLRQELMEQFESIRIIEPGSYKINLMNLYDNDERVITLQEDGRYQISIPSTDD, from the coding sequence ATGCCCCACAAATGCACAAACTGCGGCGAAATCTTCGAGGACGGAACCGATGAAGTTCTCGACGGCTGTCCCGTCTGTGGCGGGGGCAAGTTCAGGTACGTCGGCGATCTATCCGTATCCACTAATGATACTGATGACGACGAGATAATAGAGGCGTCTCAGTCCGACTCCTCGGTGTCTGAACAGTCCGAGTCTGAAGCCGACTCCTCGTCTTACTACTCGGGCGACTGGCCCGACCACCACGGAGCCGACGAGGAAGTCTCGGGATCACGCTCACAGACATCCGAGTCTGAAGAGGATAAGACTGAGGTCACTGAAGAGGAGAGAGAGAGGATACGGCAGGAGAAGCTACGGCAGGAGCTGATGGAACAGTTCGAGAGCATACGTATAATCGAACCCGGGAGCTACAAGATAAACCTCATGAACCTTTACGACAACGACGAACGCGTCATAACCCTCCAGGAGGACGGACGTTACCAGATATCTATACCGTCGACTGACGACTAG
- the pyrH gene encoding UMP kinase codes for MDVVISVGGSVLVPELSSKRISEFARVAEEINNSHSLSIVAGGGQTARDYIGVARDLGANDSICDYLGIDITRINARLLISALDPLAYPEPPTSYREAEDALADDKIPVMGGMAPGQTTDAVAAVFSEYTNADLLVYATSIDGVYSSDPRTNQDAEKFEELPPHKLVEIVMQTELSAGSSAVVDALAAKIIERSGVKTLVLDGTDPDNLRRAILEGEHEGTEVVPE; via the coding sequence ATGGACGTAGTAATCTCGGTAGGCGGCTCGGTTCTCGTCCCCGAGCTGTCGTCGAAACGTATCTCGGAGTTCGCTCGGGTGGCTGAGGAGATAAACAACTCACACAGCCTCAGCATAGTCGCAGGAGGGGGGCAGACGGCGCGTGACTACATAGGGGTCGCGCGCGACCTCGGAGCCAACGACTCCATCTGTGACTACCTCGGAATCGATATCACGAGGATAAACGCCCGACTTCTAATTTCGGCACTCGATCCTCTCGCGTATCCCGAGCCACCCACGAGCTACCGCGAGGCAGAGGATGCACTCGCCGACGACAAGATACCCGTGATGGGTGGGATGGCACCCGGACAGACCACCGACGCCGTCGCCGCGGTCTTCTCCGAGTACACTAACGCCGACCTTCTCGTCTATGCCACGAGTATCGACGGCGTCTACTCCTCCGATCCCCGCACCAACCAAGACGCCGAGAAGTTCGAGGAGCTTCCGCCTCACAAGCTCGTCGAGATAGTGATGCAGACCGAGCTTTCGGCGGGATCGAGCGCGGTCGTCGACGCACTCGCCGCGAAGATAATCGAGAGAAGCGGCGTCAAGACTCTCGTCTTAGACGGGACTGACCCCGACAACCTACGCAGGGCGATACTCGAAGGCGAACACGAAGGTACGGAGGTAGTTCCCGAATGA
- the lysS gene encoding lysine--tRNA ligase, with product MTDSNSTQSETRFWADEAADRVIDNDRNPVVKGGVSPSGIPHIGNFNEVLRGYFVADALREKDIEAQQVFTRDDRDPLRSIPHKLADSDGEIVELDDETRDELRQHLGKPYVDVPDPFGCCDSWADHFGSLLRDGAERLDVPITFYSNDEMYSDGEFLDATRILLSDVEKARETLSDYQRTVDDDYIPFMPICESCGRITTTPTDVDLEDENVGYVCRDTELAGKYEIEGCGHEGRASFTQGKLPWRFEWPAQWKILDVGFEPFGKDHAEGSWESGKAISRGIFDHEPPEPLVYEFFLVDGDKMSASKGNIYTVEELLEIVEPEVLKYFFALDPTKQRDFNVSEIDQLVDEFDRIEEIHYGDEDPADDKERLFAERVYPTLVSGSDSGSDSDKREASNRRIRVPYTFAAMVGVSENEDAILDVLRRSGHLPEDATHQQRDDVLERVDLARNWARRLDNDYYVEVLYHKPDVEFDNGTRAAFEDLADFIDEGHSADEIQSEIFETARRHDVGVGDFFSSGYELFLGQDSGPKLGPLLAALDREFVVERLRAA from the coding sequence ATGACGGACTCTAACTCGACCCAGTCTGAAACCCGTTTCTGGGCTGACGAGGCGGCTGACCGCGTAATAGACAACGACAGAAACCCGGTCGTCAAGGGCGGTGTCTCGCCTTCGGGAATACCACACATAGGTAACTTCAACGAGGTTCTCCGCGGCTACTTCGTCGCCGACGCCCTCCGCGAAAAGGACATAGAAGCCCAACAGGTCTTCACGCGCGATGACAGAGACCCTCTCAGAAGCATACCACATAAGCTCGCAGACTCAGACGGTGAGATAGTAGAGCTCGACGACGAGACGAGGGACGAGCTTCGGCAGCATCTCGGAAAGCCCTACGTCGATGTCCCCGATCCCTTCGGATGCTGCGACTCGTGGGCTGACCATTTCGGATCGCTCTTGAGAGACGGAGCCGAGAGACTCGATGTTCCTATTACCTTCTACTCGAACGACGAGATGTACTCCGACGGAGAGTTCTTAGACGCCACACGTATCCTTCTCTCCGACGTCGAGAAGGCGCGCGAGACACTTTCGGATTACCAGCGCACAGTCGACGACGACTACATACCCTTCATGCCGATCTGTGAGAGCTGCGGACGTATAACCACGACACCCACAGACGTCGACCTCGAAGACGAGAATGTCGGATACGTCTGCCGTGACACAGAGCTCGCGGGGAAGTACGAGATTGAAGGCTGTGGACACGAGGGACGCGCCTCCTTCACCCAGGGCAAGCTCCCGTGGCGTTTCGAGTGGCCCGCTCAGTGGAAGATACTCGACGTCGGCTTCGAGCCCTTCGGCAAGGATCACGCTGAGGGATCGTGGGAGAGCGGAAAGGCAATCTCGCGCGGGATATTCGACCACGAGCCGCCCGAACCCCTCGTCTACGAGTTCTTCCTCGTCGACGGAGACAAGATGTCGGCGAGCAAGGGCAACATCTACACAGTCGAGGAGCTCCTCGAGATCGTCGAGCCCGAGGTACTCAAGTACTTCTTCGCGCTCGATCCCACGAAGCAGCGTGACTTCAACGTCTCCGAGATAGACCAGTTAGTCGATGAGTTCGACAGGATAGAGGAGATACATTACGGCGACGAAGACCCCGCCGACGATAAGGAGAGACTCTTCGCCGAAAGGGTCTACCCGACACTCGTCTCTGGATCTGACTCCGGCTCTGACTCCGACAAACGAGAAGCCTCTAACAGACGTATACGTGTCCCCTACACCTTCGCCGCGATGGTAGGTGTCTCCGAGAACGAAGACGCGATACTCGACGTTCTGAGACGGTCGGGACATCTCCCTGAAGATGCCACCCACCAACAGCGCGACGATGTCCTCGAACGTGTCGATCTCGCACGTAACTGGGCGCGGCGTCTCGACAACGACTACTACGTCGAGGTACTCTACCACAAGCCCGACGTAGAGTTCGACAACGGTACCCGCGCCGCATTCGAGGATCTCGCCGACTTCATAGACGAGGGACACTCCGCTGACGAGATACAGAGTGAGATATTCGAGACCGCGAGGAGACACGACGTAGGAGTCGGCGACTTCTTCTCGTCGGGATACGAGCTATTCCTCGGACAGGACAGCGGTCCGAAGCTCGGACCCTTACTCGCCGCCCTCGACAGGGAGTTCGTCGTCGAACGTCTCAGAGCCGCTTAA
- a CDS encoding nascent polypeptide-associated complex protein translates to MFGGGRGNMDPKRMQKMMNQMGIDIDEIDDVEEVVIRTSDKEYRFDDAQVTSMEADGQRTFQVVGNPEVSENEYVSDDDVELVSERAGVDDETAREALVEADGDLAQAISDLSE, encoded by the coding sequence ATGTTCGGCGGCGGAAGAGGGAATATGGACCCCAAGAGGATGCAGAAGATGATGAACCAGATGGGTATAGATATCGACGAGATAGACGACGTCGAGGAGGTAGTCATACGCACCTCCGACAAGGAGTACCGTTTCGACGACGCTCAGGTCACATCGATGGAGGCAGATGGTCAGAGAACCTTCCAGGTAGTCGGAAACCCCGAGGTATCCGAGAACGAGTATGTCTCCGACGACGACGTCGAACTCGTATCCGAGCGTGCCGGTGTCGACGACGAGACAGCGCGCGAAGCACTCGTGGAGGCGGACGGCGACCTCGCACAGGCTATATCCGACCTGTCTGAGTAA
- a CDS encoding tRNA (cytidine(56)-2'-O)-methyltransferase — translation MEDTERRVEVLRMGHRPKRDERMTSHVGLTSRALGADRIHIATSSEKPRETIESVTERFGGDFEVELTEEPKSIIRGWEGDVVHLTMYGLPIQDVIDEVRQEDVLVVVGSQKVPGYVYGLSDYNVGVTNQPHSEVAGLSVFLHEYFEGAELENEFEGGEIEVVPSNGSKKTVEKE, via the coding sequence ATGGAAGACACCGAGAGGAGGGTCGAGGTTCTCAGGATGGGTCACAGACCCAAGAGGGACGAGAGGATGACGTCACACGTGGGGCTTACGTCGCGGGCTCTGGGTGCGGACAGAATACATATAGCGACTTCGAGCGAGAAGCCGAGGGAGACGATAGAGTCGGTCACGGAGCGTTTCGGAGGCGACTTTGAGGTCGAACTCACCGAGGAGCCTAAGAGTATCATACGCGGCTGGGAGGGTGACGTCGTCCATCTCACGATGTACGGTCTTCCGATCCAGGATGTGATAGACGAAGTACGACAAGAGGACGTCTTAGTCGTCGTGGGATCACAGAAGGTTCCGGGATACGTCTACGGTCTGTCGGACTACAACGTCGGTGTGACCAACCAGCCCCACTCCGAGGTCGCGGGTCTCTCAGTCTTTCTCCACGAGTACTTCGAGGGGGCAGAGCTCGAAAACGAGTTCGAGGGTGGTGAGATAGAAGTCGTACCCAGCAACGGCTCGAAGAAGACAGTCGAAAAGGAGTAG